Within Kutzneria chonburiensis, the genomic segment GTAGGCCAGCGAGCTGCCGCCGGCCGCGTTGACCACCGAGGTGCGGTCGATGGCGTAGTTGAACGCCTGGCGCACCTTGGGGTTGTCGAACGGGGCCTTGGTGGTGTCGAAGGAGATGTAGTACGTGTACGGGAAGCCGCCCTTGGCCACCCGCTTGGCCAGCTCGGGGTTGCTGTCCAGCTGCGCGAGCTCCGACGGGCCGAGGTCGGTGTCGGTGGTGACCGCGTCGGCGTCCTTGCCGGTGCCGGTGGTCAGCCGCTGGTTGATCACCGCCGGGTCCAGGCCGTAGGTCGCCTCGATGCGGTCCGGGCAGGCCAGCCGGTTCGGGTCGATCGCGCGCGACCAGTTGGTGTTGCGCACCAGCACCATGCTCTTGCCCTTGTCGTAGGACTCGATCTGGTACGGGCCGCTGGAGACCGGGTGCTTCTCGTAGTCCGCACCCTTGTCCTTGTCCTTGGGCACCGGCGCGAACTGCGTCGCCGTTGCCAGGTAGGGAAGTCGCCGTGCGGCGAGTTGAGATGGAAGACGATGGTCTTGGCGTCCGGGGTCTCGATCGCCGCGATGCCGTTCGGATCCTTGTACGGCCCCGCGTAGTTCTGCGCGCCGACCAGCCAGTCGTGCAGGTACGGCGCGCCGCCGGGCAGTTCGGCGGCGAAGCCGCGCTCGATGCCGTACTTCACGTCGGCGGCGGCGATCGGCGTGCCGTCCTCGAACTTCAGGCCGTCCCGCAGGTGATAGGTCCACACCGTGGCGTCGGCGTTGGGCTCGCCGGTGTTCGTGGCCAGGTCGGGGGCGACCTTCGCGCCGTCCGCGCCGGCCTTGCGGGTTCTCGTGGTCAGCGTACGGAACAGCAGGGACGGGATGTTGCCGCCGCCGGACGTGTAGAGCCGGGCCGGGTCCAGGTGCGACCCGGCGTCGTCCTGGTTGAGGACCTCCAGCGTGCCGCCCTGACAGCTGTTCGGGTCGAACGCCGTGGCGGCGGTCTGGCTGCCGCCGCCGCAGGCGGTCGCGGTGCCGGCGAGTAGCACGCCGGCTACCAACAGGGACGGTCGTCGCCAGGTCATGGGTGTTCCCCCACCTCAGATTCGAACAGTGCACGGATGGTCGCAGACCATATCCGGCGCTCGCATCCGACGATCGGCCGTCCACCTCTTGAGATTCGAGCTTCTTGCAACTAGGTTGCAGTAAGGACCGAACCCGGGGAGGGGTCATGACCAGCACCGATGTCGTGGAACCGGCCGTCGCGGCCGAGTGGCTGCGTCGCTGGGACGCGCAGCAGGAGCACTACATCGCCGATCGTGAGCTGCGGTTCACAGTGATCGGCGACGTCCTCGTGGACACGCTCGGCCAGCATTCGTCGCCCACCGTGCTCGACCTGGGCTGCGGCCCGGGCTCGCTGGCCGGCCGACTGGTGAAGCGGCTGCCCGCCGCCCACTTCGTGGGAATCGACACCGATCCGCTGCTGCTGGCCTTCGCCCGCGCCACCGCTCCGCCGGCCGTGCGGTTCACCGAGGCCCGGCTGGGCGAACCCGGCTGGATCGAGGCGGCCGAGGTCAGCGGGCCGATCCAGACCGCGGTGTCCACCACCGCGTTGCACTGGCTGTCCCGCGAGGCGCTCGGCCGGCTCTACCGGGACCTGGCCGCGTTGATCGAGCCCGGCGGGGTGTTCGTGGACGGTGACCACTTCGCCGAGGAACAGCCCCGGCTGCGGGAGTTGCAGCGGCTGGTGCGGCACCAGCGCGAGGCGCGCCAGGGCGTGACCGAGAACGAGAACTGGGAGCAGTGGTGGGCCGCCGTCGAGGCGGAGGAAACGTTTACCGACCTGCTCATCCAGCGCCGCGAGCGGGCCGTGCCGGCACACGATCACGGCATCGGCCCCTCGCTGGAGACGCACCTGGAATTGCTCCAGGAGGCGGGGTTCCGCGAGGTGGGCACCGTATGGCAGTCCGGTGACGATCGGGTGCTGGTGGCGATTCGCTAGTTGAAAACGTTCTCGGTCGTCGCCTAGGTTGCCGCTCATGAGTGAGCTGATCAGCCTCGCGGCGAACGGGACCGGCCTGGTCGTCGAGACCGGCCCGGGGTTGCCCCGCGTGCTGCACTGGGGCGCCGACCTCGGGCCGGTCGACGAGGACTTCGTGCTCGCCGGCACCCCCGGCGTGCCGCCGAGCTCCGTCGACACGCCGATCCGGCTCACCTTGCTGCCGACCTCCCGTGACGGCTGGCTCGGCCGCCCGGGCACGTCCGGGCATCGCGCCGGCTCCTTCCAGCACGTGCGCCCGTCCCTTTTGGGCCCGGTCGTCGTGGACGGCAGTTCGGTCTCGTACACCGCCGCTGATCCCGTTGCCGGCGTTGAGTTCCACACCGAGCTGCACCTCGATCCGTCCGGTGTGCTGCGGGTTCGGCACGAGGTCGTGAACACCGGCGAGGACACCTGGACCGTGGACGCCCTGCGGCTGCTGCTGCCCGTGCCGGCGTCGGCGACCGAGCTGTTGGACCTGACCGGCCGGTGGTGCCGGGAGCGGTCGCCGCAGCGCAGTCCTTTCCTGCACGGGCTTCGATCCCGTGAGAGCCGTCGGGGCCGTACCGGCCATGACGCCACCGGGTTGCTGGTCGCCGGCACCCCCGGTTTCGGGTTCCGGGACGGGGAAGTCTGGGGCGTGCATCTGGCGTGGAGCGGCGACCACGAGCACTTCGCCGAGCGTCTGCCCGAGGGCCTCAGCGTGCTCGGCGCCGGGGAAATCCTTGCCCCTGGCGAGATCCTGCTGTCCCCCGGTTCGTCGTATGCGACGCCTTGGGCGTTTTTCGTCTGGTCCGACCAGGGTTTGGACGGCCTGAGCGCCCGTCTGCACACCTGGACGCGTTCCCGCCCCACCCATCCTTCTTCGCCGCGCCCGGTCGTGTTGAACACCTGGGAAGCCGTCTACTTCAACCACGATCTGGGCCGGCTCAAGGCTTTGGCCGACCGTGCCGCCGAGATCGGTGTCGAGCGTTTCGTGCTCGACGACGGCTGGTTCCGTGGCCGCCGCGACGACTCCGCCGGTCTCGGCGACTGGTTCGTCGACTCCGCAGTGTGGCCTGCCGGCCTGGCGCCGCTCGTCGATTACGTACGGGGCAAGGGGATGCAGTTCGGCCTGTGGTTCGAGCCCGAGATGGTCAACCCCGACTCCGACCTCGCGCGGGCCCACCCCGACTGGCTCCTCGCCGACACCCTGCCTTGGCGCCGCCAGCAGGTCTTGAACGTCGCCCGGCCCGACGTCTACTCATACCTGTTGGAGCGCTTGGACTCCCTGGTCTCCGAGTACCGCATCGACTACATCAAGTGGGACCACAACCGGGACCTCATGGAGTCGCTCGTCCACTCCCAGACCCTCGCCGTCTACCGGTTGCTGGACGAGCTCCGCTCCCGCCATCCCGCTTTGGAGATCGAGTCCTGCTCTTCCGGCGGGGCCCGCGTCGACCTCGGCATCCTCGCCCACACCGACCGGGTGTGGGCTTCCGACACCAACGACGCCGTCGAGCGCCAGCGCATCCAGCGTTGGATGGGCCTGCTCGTGCCGCCCGAGCTCATCGGCAGCCACGTCGGGCCGCCCGAGGCCCACACCACCGGCCGCGTCGCCGAGCTCCCTTTCCGTTGCGCCACTGCCCTTTTCAACCACGCCGGCCTCGAATGGGACCTCACCGGCCTCTCCGCGGACGACCTGGCCGCTCTGCGGGCGTGGATCACCCTCTACAAGCGCCTCCGCGGCCTGCTCCACACCGGCACCGTCGTCCGCTCCGACCACCCCGACCATGGCTCGCTCCTGCATGGGGTGGTCGACGCCACCCACGCCGTCTTCTGCTACGCCCACCTCGAAACCTCGCCCGACGCCCTACCCGCCCGGTTGCGCTTCCCCGGCCTCTCCCCCGACCGGCGCTACACCGTGCGAGCCGTGCCCGAGCTCCTCCCCGCCGCCGGCCGCTTCGTCCAGCAGACCCCGTGGATCGCGGCGGGCGTGACCATGACCGGCATCGCCCTGGAACGGGTTGGCGTACAGCCCCCACTGTTGGGCCCCGGCCAGGCCATGGTCTTCGAACTCACCCCGGCCTGACTCCCGACAGCCTGCGCCAACACCGCTGGACCGGCCTGTCGGCATTGAGCGGATGCGTGGAATTGACTGGCTTTGCCAAGTCGTGGCCTGGCAGCCTCCGCCCATGAGCTACGAGGCGTTCGCGATCGACTATGACGAGTGGTGGCCGCACGTGACCGGGGACGTCGCGTTCTATACCGGTCTCGCGTGTGAGGCCGCCGGGCCGGTGGTCGAGTTGGCGGTGGGGAACGGGCGTGTCGCGATCCCGGTCGCGCGTGCGACCGGGCAGCGGGTCATCGGCCTCGACTCGTCTCCGGCCATGCTTGAGCAGGCCCATACCCGCGTCGCCAGCGCGGGCGTCGAACTCGATCTGCGCGAGGCGGACATGCGCGACCTGCGTCTCGACGAACCGGCGGAGTTGATCTACTGCCCGGCTCGTGCGCTGCTCCACCTGGCCACGTGGGCCGATCGCCGCCGCACGTTCGAACGCGTGGCCACCTCGTTGCGGCCGGGTGGGCGGTTCGCCTGGAACGCGTTCGCGTTCGACCACCACCTCGCCGCACGCATCGACGGCGTGCACCAGAACGAACCGCATGCACACACGATCCGGTACTCGGTGGGCGACAACAGGACCGACATCATCCGCGACGACGGCGCCAGAATCTCGCTGTGGTGGGCGACGAAGAACGAATGGCTCGGGCTACTCGACGTCGCCGGCCTCGAACTGGAGGCGTTGTACGGCGGGTTCGCCGGTGAACCGTTCACCGAGAGCAGCACGGAGTATGTGTTCGTCGCCCGCCGTCCCCTCAGTCAGTAAAGGGTGCGGACACAGCACCAGGTCCGCGGTGGCCACCTCGCTGGTGTGCCCATGCTCGGTGTGCGAAAGGCCCGCCGACGAATTGGATTGATTCGGGGCTGCTCTGCCGCCGGCTAATGCAGGCCGAGGGCGTCGGCGAGCGGCTTGCTCAGGGTGTGCACGTAGGTGTTGGTCAGGTGGTTGTCCCGGTACACGATCACGTTGCCGATGACGCCGGGGCAGACCGCGCCGGTGCACAGCCACTTGGTCAGGTCGACGACCTTCGCGCCGGGCAGCCCGGTAGCGGCCTGCACGAGGGTGTCGGCGGGTGGGAAGGCGCGGTCGAGTGGCGTGTCGCAACGGCTGAACTGCTGCGGGTTGCGCTGCACGCACTCCGGCACGCTGGTGAGCGGCCGCGGCACGTCGTGGATCACGGCGACGGGGATGCCGGCGTCGGACAGCGGCTTGAGCACGCCGCGATAGCCGTCGACCATGGCCTGCGGCGACCGCCAGGTCCAGTTCAGGTCCTGCTTGTACGACTCCTGGGACATCGCGGTCGTCACGACCAGTGCCGGCTTGGCCGCCAAGATCGCGGCGAGTTCGCCCTTGTCCTGGTCGGAGCAGTCGGTCAGTGCCACCCCGGCCTCCGACGGCGGCGTTGCGCTGAACGGGCAACCGTTGCGCATCATCACCTTGAGCCGGTACAGCGGGTTCCGCTGCACATAGTCGGCCAGCGCGGTGCTGAACATCGCGGCGTGGGAATCGCCGATCAGCACGATGGTGTTGGGCGCCTGGGCGTCCCCGTACGCGCAGGAGGCGTCGGCAACGTTGTGGTGCGCGTAGTCGAACGGGACGCAGTCGGCCTTGCCGGCGAAGGGAAAGTCCCGGCCCGCGACCGTGGGGTCCGGCTGAAGGGCGACACCGGACGGAGCCTTGGCCTGGCCCGTCGGATCCAGCACGAGTGCGCCGGGGTGGTCGGCGTCCAGAGTGATCGATGCGGCGAGGCTGTCCAGCCGCTGCTGCGCGATCTGCCACGGCACGACCGAAGCGACGAGGCTGACCGCGATCAGGCACGCGCCGAGCACGAGACTGCCGCGCTGCTTCAGCCGCTTCCGGAAGGGGTCCTCCACGAAGTGCTTGGACAACGCCGCGAGCACGAAGCTGGCGACGAGCACGGCCAGCTGCCGCTTGCGGCCCAGTTCGCCGCCATCGGTCAGGTCGACGGCGAACACGATCAACGGCCAGTGCCAGAGGTACAGGCTGTAGGAGATGTCACCGATGTAGCGCAGCGGCTGCCGGCCCAGCAGCGAGGCGGTCTCGACGCCGGCGGCGCCCTCCTCCTGCGGCAGCACACCGGCCAGCAACACGGCGAGCGTGCCGACGGTCGGCAGCAGGGCGATCCAGCCGGGGAAGGCCATGTCGGTGGTAAACACGACGGCGCTCACGGCGACCGCCACCAGGCCGACCCAGCCGAGCATCAGCCGCACGGCGCGGCCGATCCGCAGTCGCGGCACGGCGATCGCCGCCAGGCCGCCGAGGCCCAGCTCCCAGACCCGGGTCGGCGTGACGAAGTAGGCCGGCGTGTGCGAGATCGGCGTGTACACGACGGAGAAGACGAGCGAGGCGATGGTCACCACGGTGATGCCGATGAACACCCCGCGCAGCGGCCGGCGGCGGCCGAGGGCCGCGCTCAGCAGCATGACCAGCGGAATGAAGAGGTAGAACTGCTCCTCGACCGACAGCGACCAGAAGTGCTGCACCGGCGACGCGCCGACGGTGGCGTGCGTGTAGTCGGTGGACAGAATGGCCAGCGCCCAGTTCTGGATGTCCAGCGCCGAGGCGGCCACCTCACGCAGGATCGAGGGCCAGAGCGACTGCGGCAGGACGATCAGCGTGCCCACGACCGTGACCAGCAACACCACTGTCGCCGCCGGCAGCAGCCGCCGGAACCGGCGGGCGTAGAAGTCCAGCAGGCCGATACGGCCGCTGCGGCGCACCTGACCGGCCAGGCTGCCGATGATCAGGAACCCGGAGATGACGAAGAAGACGTCGACCCCGACGAAACCGCCGGGCAGCAGGTCGGGCCGCAGGTGGTAGACGACCACCAGGACCACGGCGACCGCGCGCAGGCCCTGGATGTCCAGGCGCTGCGCCGTCCGGTGGCCGGCGACCGGCCCGTGCGGCAGTTCCGACGGCCCCGTTCGCTGGGTGGCAGTCACCGACACGTGATCCCCCGCTGACGCTGTGATGCCCGGGCGATCTGCGCGTCCGGGAGACAACGGACGGATGCTACGGTCCGTGACCTTTGAAGTCAAAATGGTGCAGTTCTCCCCGTTCGGGCACAACCCGCCACCAATCGTTGACGCCTTGTATTCAAAACGAGCTGGGTCGATACGACCTGGCGAGCCGAAGAGCGCCGTCAGCACCTCACCACGGCAGCCGGGTTGACGCCCGGCTCCGGCCGCTCGTAACCTGGGTCACGCCGCGCATGAAAAGGTTTACAATCCGATTCACGCTCGGAGGGATCATGGTTCGTCGTCCACTATGGATAGTCACCATCGCGATCTCCCTGCTCATGGCGGTCGCCGCCCCCGCGGCGCAGGCGGCCAAGGCGGACAACCCCTACAACGACCCGAACCTCGTCTCCATGTTCGACGGGAAGACGCTGGACGGGTGGACCTCGCAGGCCAGCGGCCAGTGGTCGGCCACCAACGGGGTGATCCACGGCAACGGGACGTCGCGGGGCTGGCTGTACTACAACAAGGTGCAGCCCGGCACCTTCCGCTGGATCTTCAGCGTCCGCCAGGTCAAGGGCAACCACGCGCCGACCGTGCTGATCTGGGGCACCACCAGCCCGCTCAAGGACGCGCTGAGCGCCATCCAGTTCCAGCCGCCCAACGGCGGCCACTGGGACTACCGGCCGGGCCACAACAACGGCGGCGGCAAGCTGTTCAAGCAGCTGCCGCACGACAAGATGGACATCCACAACTGGAGCCAGTGCGAGCTGATCGGCAACAAGACCACCGGCGTGGCGCGGATGGCCTGCTGCCCGCTCAAGGGCACGGCGGCCACCTGCAAGGCGACGGAGGTGCTGGACTTCACCGACAAGACGGCCGGCCGTGACGGCCCGCTGGCGCTGCAGGTGCACAACAGCGGCATCCAGGACGAGTACCGCAACCTGTACGTGGAGTCCCCGGTCGTGACCAGCCCGGACAAGTTCATCACCACGGGCTGAAAAACCGTTCGCGAAGGGCGCGCCGGCCGGTCTAACCTCGCCGGCGCGCCCTTTCGAACACGACAAGGAGGTGGGAGCGATGGTCACTCGACTGTTCACGTGCTCCCACCGGACCCCAAGGGCGTGACTGCGGGAGCACACCACACACTCCCGGAGCACCATGTCTGATCTGATCGTCCGGCCGCTCGAGGCCGGCGAAGAAGCACTGTTCGACACGCTGTCCGACCCGATGCTGGTCGGCTATGGCGCGTTCGGCACGACGTATGCGACCGGCAACTACCGTCCAGAGTGGACGTGGGTCGCGCTCAGGGACGGCGTCGTCGTCGCCCGCGCGGTCTGGTGGGCCGGCCCCGACGACACCGAGCCGAAAGCGTTGGACTGGTTCGATTTCACCGATTTCGACGCGGCCGTGCACCTGCTGCGCACCGCGCCGTTCCGCACCGAGTACTCGATCCCGCTGCCGCCGAACTGGCGTGACGACCCGGCGACGCACGCCGCGGCCACGGCCCGTCTGGACGCGGCGACCGCGGCCGGCCTGAAGTTCCTGGTCGAGCGCCACACCTATCGCTGGACGCCGGACTGCGGCCTGCCGGAACGCAGCACCCGCCTGGAGTTCCGGCCGGAGCCGGACGACGAGGTCATCTTCGACGTGTTCCGCCGCGTCAACGCGACGAGCCTCGACGCCCATGTCCGGCGCACCATCGCCGAGCAGGGCCTGGACGCCTCGGCCCGTGAAGATCTCGACCTGCTGCTCTGGATGCCCAGCCCTCGCGAGTGGTGGCGACTGGCTTACACGCCCGGCGGCGATCTCGTCGGCCTGGCCGCGCCTTGTTACCACTACAGCTCACACGTCGTCGGCTACATCGCCGTCGTGCCCGAGCAACGCGGCCACGGCTACGCCCTCGATCTGCTGGCGGAGGCCACGCACATGCTGGCCGCCGAGGGCGCGGAGAAGATCGTCGCCGGCACCGACGTGGCCAACGTGCCGATGGCCAAGGCCTTCGCCCGCGGGAATTATCCGATCGCCCAACACCGCATAGATCTTGTGCCGTAAGCACTGCGCACACCGGTCGGGGTCCGTACGATCCGAAACGTGCGGATCCCGATCTTGGTGGCGGCGACGGTGCTCGTCTCGTCGTTCCTGGCGACGCCCTCGGTGCAGTCGCCGGAGGACAGCGGCGTGCGGTACGCCTGGCCGACCTCGGTCAGCGCCAACGGCCGCTACCTGCTCGACCAGGTCGGCCGGCCGTACCTGATCTCCGGCGACTCGCCGCAGGGCCTGTTCGTGACGATGTCGCAGGAGCAGGCCGAGGACTACTTCGCCGACCGCAGGGCCGGCGGCTTCAACGCGCTGTGGATCAACTCGCTGGTGCCGCCCGACCAGGGTGGCCATCCCGACGACGCCACCTACGACGGCATCACGCCGTTCACCAAGGTCGGCGACCTGTCCACGCCCAATCCGGCCTACTGGGACCGGGTCGAGCACATGGTCGCCGCCGCCCGTGACGAGGGGCTGACCATCTGGCTCACCCCCGTCGAGACCTGCGGTCACCTGCAACTGTTGCGGGACAACGGGATCGACAAGGCGCATGCCTTCGGTCAGTTCCTCGGCCGGCGTTTCGTCAAGTACCCCAACATCGTCTGGTTCAACGGCTGCGACCTGCAGACGTGGCAGGACCCCAACGACACCGCCCTCGTGCAGGCGGTTGCCCGTGGCCTCAAGGAAACCGACCCCGCGCACCTGCAGACCGTCGAGCTGAACTACCTGACCAGCGGCTCGCTCGACGATCCCACCTGGCGCCCGTACATCAAGATCGACTCGGCGTACACCTACTACCCGACCTACGCCCAGGTGCTCAAGGAGTACAACCGGGAGAACCCGCTGCCGGTGTACATGGTCGAGGCCAACTACGAGGACGAGCACGACTACACCGGCCCGAAAACCTTGCGGCGCCAGGAATACTGGACGATGACCAGCGGGGCCACCGGGCAGCTCTACGGCAGCGGCTGGACGTGGCAGTTCAAGCCCGGCTGGGAGTCCCATGTGGACACCCAGGGCACTCGCGAGTTCCGGCTGATGACCGAGCTGTTCCGCAGCAGCCGCTGGTACGACCTCGTGCCCGACCAGGACCACAAGCTGCTCACCGCCGGCTACGGCACCCCCAATCCCTGGGGCTCCGTCAACGACAACGACTACGCCACCGCCGCCCGCACCGCCGACGGCCGCCTCGCCGTCATCTACCTGCCCACCGCCCGCCCGATCACCGTCGACCTCTCGCAGCTGCGCCCCGGCGCCATCGCCTTCTGGTACGACCCCACCGACGGCGCCTACCGCTTGGCCAGCCCACCCGTCGGCCGCGGCCAGGTGACCTTCACGCCGCCCGGCCGCAACCACAGCGGCGATGACGACTGGGTCCTGCGCATCGCCTCCTTCGGCTGAGCCCGATGGCTGTGCGCTTTCCCACCCCGCTCAAGCCCGGCGACCTAGTCGGCGTGACAGCGCCGTCCAGCGGCGTGCCCGACGACCTCCGGGCCCGGCTCGACGCGGCGGTCAAGGCCGTCGAGGCGCGGGGTTACCGAGTTGTCGTGGGTGAGTGCATGGACGGCTCGGGGCACGTCAGCGCGCCGGCCGCGCAGCGGGCGGCGGAGTTGACCGTCATGCTGACCGACCCGACCATCCGCGCCGTCGTACCGCCGTGGGGCGGCGAGACCGCGATCGACCTGCTGCCGCTGCTGGACTGGGCGGCCATCGGCTCCGCCGAGCCGACGTGGCTGGTCGGCTTCTCCGACATCTCGACGATCATCACGCCGCTGACCCTGCTGACCGGCCACGCGACCGTGCACGGCAACAACCTGATGGACACGCCCTATCGGACCCCGCCGGGTTTGCTGTCGTGGCTGGACATCGTCGCGGCGGCGCCAGGGGCCACCCTCACGCAGACCCCGCCGGGCCGGCATCGCGCCGCCGGGCACGACGACTACCAGACCAACCCCGAGGTCGACACGTTCACCCTGGACCAGGCCGGCAGCTGGACGGTGCTGACCGGCGGCGACGTGGC encodes:
- a CDS encoding class I SAM-dependent methyltransferase, translated to MTSTDVVEPAVAAEWLRRWDAQQEHYIADRELRFTVIGDVLVDTLGQHSSPTVLDLGCGPGSLAGRLVKRLPAAHFVGIDTDPLLLAFARATAPPAVRFTEARLGEPGWIEAAEVSGPIQTAVSTTALHWLSREALGRLYRDLAALIEPGGVFVDGDHFAEEQPRLRELQRLVRHQREARQGVTENENWEQWWAAVEAEETFTDLLIQRRERAVPAHDHGIGPSLETHLELLQEAGFREVGTVWQSGDDRVLVAIR
- a CDS encoding alpha-galactosidase; this translates as MSELISLAANGTGLVVETGPGLPRVLHWGADLGPVDEDFVLAGTPGVPPSSVDTPIRLTLLPTSRDGWLGRPGTSGHRAGSFQHVRPSLLGPVVVDGSSVSYTAADPVAGVEFHTELHLDPSGVLRVRHEVVNTGEDTWTVDALRLLLPVPASATELLDLTGRWCRERSPQRSPFLHGLRSRESRRGRTGHDATGLLVAGTPGFGFRDGEVWGVHLAWSGDHEHFAERLPEGLSVLGAGEILAPGEILLSPGSSYATPWAFFVWSDQGLDGLSARLHTWTRSRPTHPSSPRPVVLNTWEAVYFNHDLGRLKALADRAAEIGVERFVLDDGWFRGRRDDSAGLGDWFVDSAVWPAGLAPLVDYVRGKGMQFGLWFEPEMVNPDSDLARAHPDWLLADTLPWRRQQVLNVARPDVYSYLLERLDSLVSEYRIDYIKWDHNRDLMESLVHSQTLAVYRLLDELRSRHPALEIESCSSGGARVDLGILAHTDRVWASDTNDAVERQRIQRWMGLLVPPELIGSHVGPPEAHTTGRVAELPFRCATALFNHAGLEWDLTGLSADDLAALRAWITLYKRLRGLLHTGTVVRSDHPDHGSLLHGVVDATHAVFCYAHLETSPDALPARLRFPGLSPDRRYTVRAVPELLPAAGRFVQQTPWIAAGVTMTGIALERVGVQPPLLGPGQAMVFELTPA
- a CDS encoding class I SAM-dependent methyltransferase; the encoded protein is MSYEAFAIDYDEWWPHVTGDVAFYTGLACEAAGPVVELAVGNGRVAIPVARATGQRVIGLDSSPAMLEQAHTRVASAGVELDLREADMRDLRLDEPAELIYCPARALLHLATWADRRRTFERVATSLRPGGRFAWNAFAFDHHLAARIDGVHQNEPHAHTIRYSVGDNRTDIIRDDGARISLWWATKNEWLGLLDVAGLELEALYGGFAGEPFTESSTEYVFVARRPLSQ
- a CDS encoding acyltransferase family protein, translated to MTATQRTGPSELPHGPVAGHRTAQRLDIQGLRAVAVVLVVVYHLRPDLLPGGFVGVDVFFVISGFLIIGSLAGQVRRSGRIGLLDFYARRFRRLLPAATVVLLVTVVGTLIVLPQSLWPSILREVAASALDIQNWALAILSTDYTHATVGASPVQHFWSLSVEEQFYLFIPLVMLLSAALGRRRPLRGVFIGITVVTIASLVFSVVYTPISHTPAYFVTPTRVWELGLGGLAAIAVPRLRIGRAVRLMLGWVGLVAVAVSAVVFTTDMAFPGWIALLPTVGTLAVLLAGVLPQEEGAAGVETASLLGRQPLRYIGDISYSLYLWHWPLIVFAVDLTDGGELGRKRQLAVLVASFVLAALSKHFVEDPFRKRLKQRGSLVLGACLIAVSLVASVVPWQIAQQRLDSLAASITLDADHPGALVLDPTGQAKAPSGVALQPDPTVAGRDFPFAGKADCVPFDYAHHNVADASCAYGDAQAPNTIVLIGDSHAAMFSTALADYVQRNPLYRLKVMMRNGCPFSATPPSEAGVALTDCSDQDKGELAAILAAKPALVVTTAMSQESYKQDLNWTWRSPQAMVDGYRGVLKPLSDAGIPVAVIHDVPRPLTSVPECVQRNPQQFSRCDTPLDRAFPPADTLVQAATGLPGAKVVDLTKWLCTGAVCPGVIGNVIVYRDNHLTNTYVHTLSKPLADALGLH
- a CDS encoding family 16 glycoside hydrolase, which translates into the protein MVRRPLWIVTIAISLLMAVAAPAAQAAKADNPYNDPNLVSMFDGKTLDGWTSQASGQWSATNGVIHGNGTSRGWLYYNKVQPGTFRWIFSVRQVKGNHAPTVLIWGTTSPLKDALSAIQFQPPNGGHWDYRPGHNNGGGKLFKQLPHDKMDIHNWSQCELIGNKTTGVARMACCPLKGTAATCKATEVLDFTDKTAGRDGPLALQVHNSGIQDEYRNLYVESPVVTSPDKFITTG
- a CDS encoding GNAT family N-acetyltransferase, whose protein sequence is MSDLIVRPLEAGEEALFDTLSDPMLVGYGAFGTTYATGNYRPEWTWVALRDGVVVARAVWWAGPDDTEPKALDWFDFTDFDAAVHLLRTAPFRTEYSIPLPPNWRDDPATHAAATARLDAATAAGLKFLVERHTYRWTPDCGLPERSTRLEFRPEPDDEVIFDVFRRVNATSLDAHVRRTIAEQGLDASAREDLDLLLWMPSPREWWRLAYTPGGDLVGLAAPCYHYSSHVVGYIAVVPEQRGHGYALDLLAEATHMLAAEGAEKIVAGTDVANVPMAKAFARGNYPIAQHRIDLVP
- a CDS encoding DUF4038 domain-containing protein, with translation MRIPILVAATVLVSSFLATPSVQSPEDSGVRYAWPTSVSANGRYLLDQVGRPYLISGDSPQGLFVTMSQEQAEDYFADRRAGGFNALWINSLVPPDQGGHPDDATYDGITPFTKVGDLSTPNPAYWDRVEHMVAAARDEGLTIWLTPVETCGHLQLLRDNGIDKAHAFGQFLGRRFVKYPNIVWFNGCDLQTWQDPNDTALVQAVARGLKETDPAHLQTVELNYLTSGSLDDPTWRPYIKIDSAYTYYPTYAQVLKEYNRENPLPVYMVEANYEDEHDYTGPKTLRRQEYWTMTSGATGQLYGSGWTWQFKPGWESHVDTQGTREFRLMTELFRSSRWYDLVPDQDHKLLTAGYGTPNPWGSVNDNDYATAARTADGRLAVIYLPTARPITVDLSQLRPGAIAFWYDPTDGAYRLASPPVGRGQVTFTPPGRNHSGDDDWVLRIASFG
- a CDS encoding S66 family peptidase, with product MAVRFPTPLKPGDLVGVTAPSSGVPDDLRARLDAAVKAVEARGYRVVVGECMDGSGHVSAPAAQRAAELTVMLTDPTIRAVVPPWGGETAIDLLPLLDWAAIGSAEPTWLVGFSDISTIITPLTLLTGHATVHGNNLMDTPYRTPPGLLSWLDIVAAAPGATLTQTPPGRHRAAGHDDYQTNPEVDTFTLDQAGSWTVLTGGDVAVEGRLIGGCIETLCNVAGTPYGNVAAFARNHAPEGLLVYLEACCDDAFAICRNLHGMRLAGFFTAANAVLVGRTRAPAADSLTQHEAVMDALGGLGVPIIADVECGHVPPYLPIVNGAHGRLVYGGGSASLTQTLA